The uncultured Methanomethylovorans sp. genome contains a region encoding:
- a CDS encoding heme exporter protein CcmB has protein sequence MIRSLYIAAKDLLTELRTKQVLNSMLVFSIVVMVIFSLSLSDILSDSSIINRLAPGLLWIAFIFAGMLGITRTFASETENSCLEGLRLCPVDSAAIYTGKAISSMCLMLIVEIATVPVFMVLFNYNIPNIPVMSIVVLLGTAGFSVVGTLLSALTVNTRTREILLPVLLLPLLVPVLIPAVLATGKILAGEGIVEIMMELRLIAVYDIIFFTLARMLFDYTLEG, from the coding sequence ATGATACGCAGCCTCTATATTGCAGCAAAGGATCTGCTTACTGAACTGCGCACAAAACAGGTGCTTAATTCCATGCTGGTATTTTCTATTGTGGTCATGGTAATCTTCAGTTTATCCCTCAGTGATATACTTAGCGATTCTTCAATCATTAATCGGCTGGCTCCAGGCTTACTCTGGATCGCCTTCATATTTGCCGGAATGCTGGGCATTACCAGGACATTTGCCTCGGAGACAGAAAACAGCTGCTTGGAAGGACTGCGATTATGTCCTGTGGACAGTGCAGCCATATACACCGGCAAAGCCATATCCAGTATGTGCCTGATGCTCATTGTGGAAATAGCTACAGTACCAGTTTTCATGGTGCTGTTTAATTATAATATCCCGAACATACCTGTAATGTCAATAGTGGTACTGTTGGGCACAGCAGGTTTTTCTGTAGTTGGTACTTTACTTTCCGCTCTGACGGTTAACACGCGTACACGAGAGATATTGCTCCCTGTGCTTTTACTCCCTCTATTGGTACCGGTGCTCATTCCTGCTGTACTGGCCACAGGCAAAATACTGGCAGGAGAAGGAATTGTTGAAATTATGATGGAACTGCGCCTAATAGCTGTATATGACATTATTTTCTTTACACTGGCACGTATGTTGTTTGACTATACATTGGAAGGATAA
- a CDS encoding PGF-pre-PGF domain-containing protein, with amino-acid sequence MTTGISSAIPHFAPMDDHQFVGENELLIIPLSATDDDINAIITYSAVNVPEGATFDSNTHTFSWTPTAGSAGDYYVTFLAVYNYQDSETIRITVIAVKKNDLMAVIDSANIKIASAVTGIEIGQYPQAATDTFRTVITTAQTVVDNTGATQAQVDQALNDLKAAEMTFDAAKITFIDKSALTTAIAASNVKVANAVPGFGVGQYPQTAIDAFVTAIATAQVVVDNAGATQAEVNQAVTSLKEVQVSFDAARQSLPASVTNLKQTSIGTSWITWEWTNPTDADFSHVMVFIDGAFITNTSNDYYNLTGLAENTLYTIGIKTVDASGNINHTTISSQATTKIIDRTPPGPVMNIQETGVGASWIYWTWTNPTDADFSYVRVYIDGIFDTTTSNNYYNATGLSDGIEHTISTETVDTSENINNLQVSDSATTLKLPKILNVAGKSIKFTSITLEWEASENTAMVQIRYNGTFLDNVTESTYIHLDLNSSTTYNYTLIPYSENGLKGEAVNISLTTSSSSSGGGSGGGSSSSSKSSGGGGAGSAEDFVNVALKDVDSEYLRMNNNVTYEFKREGNPIQSVSFYSIKNSGEIASTIEVLNNRSKFANSTCEGSVYKYINIWVGKNGFATSDNIMDARIQFKVNNSWIEEMGISTNSIILQRYNGTAWQVLPTVLEENTTNYAIFEAQTPGFSPFVITAEKTLASSIKEDTEENSVDTEDIVQNNKTNALIIWVVVFSVLFAGIYGVGSEYVKWLKK; translated from the coding sequence GTGACAACTGGTATCAGTTCAGCAATTCCACACTTTGCACCAATGGATGATCATCAATTTGTAGGAGAAAATGAACTACTAATTATTCCTCTCTCTGCAACAGATGATGACATTAACGCTATAATAACATACTCAGCGGTAAATGTTCCAGAAGGAGCAACATTTGATTCAAATACACACACGTTCAGCTGGACACCAACTGCTGGTAGTGCAGGTGATTATTATGTTACATTTCTTGCAGTGTACAATTACCAGGATTCTGAAACTATAAGAATTACTGTCATTGCAGTGAAAAAAAATGATTTGATGGCGGTTATTGATTCAGCAAATATAAAAATAGCAAGTGCTGTGACGGGAATTGAAATCGGCCAGTATCCACAAGCAGCAACGGATACATTTAGAACAGTAATTACGACTGCACAAACAGTTGTTGATAATACAGGGGCTACACAGGCACAGGTTGATCAGGCCCTGAATGATCTAAAAGCAGCTGAAATGACTTTCGATGCTGCAAAAATAACATTTATAGATAAAAGTGCATTAACGACAGCTATTGCTGCTTCCAACGTAAAAGTGGCGAATGCAGTGCCAGGATTTGGAGTAGGTCAATATCCACAAACAGCAATAGATGCTTTTGTAACAGCAATTGCCACGGCACAAGTAGTTGTTGATAATGCAGGAGCTACACAAGCAGAAGTAAATCAGGCTGTTACATCCCTTAAAGAAGTTCAAGTATCCTTTGATGCTGCCAGACAATCTCTCCCTGCTTCTGTCACTAACTTGAAACAAACTTCTATTGGAACCAGTTGGATTACATGGGAATGGACGAACCCAACAGATGCCGATTTCAGTCATGTGATGGTCTTTATCGATGGAGCATTTATTACAAATACATCTAATGATTATTATAATTTAACTGGCCTTGCTGAAAATACTTTGTATACAATAGGCATCAAAACTGTGGATGCATCAGGAAATATTAATCATACAACAATAAGCAGTCAAGCAACAACTAAAATTATAGACAGAACACCTCCGGGACCTGTAATGAATATCCAAGAAACTGGTGTAGGTGCAAGTTGGATATATTGGACTTGGACAAACCCAACAGATGCCGATTTCAGTTATGTAAGGGTATATATAGATGGTATATTTGACACCACCACTTCTAACAATTATTATAACGCAACAGGACTTAGTGATGGAATAGAGCATACCATAAGTACAGAGACAGTGGACACCTCAGAAAACATTAATAATCTACAGGTAAGTGATTCAGCTACTACACTGAAGCTACCTAAAATCTTAAATGTCGCTGGAAAAAGTATTAAGTTCACTTCCATCACATTAGAGTGGGAGGCTTCTGAAAATACTGCAATGGTACAGATAAGATATAATGGTACATTCCTTGATAATGTAACTGAATCAACATACATTCATCTTGATCTGAATAGCTCTACAACTTATAATTATACTCTGATCCCATACAGTGAAAATGGATTGAAAGGCGAAGCAGTAAATATTAGCCTTACAACATCTTCTTCTAGTAGTGGTGGAGGTAGTGGAGGGGGCAGTAGCTCAAGCAGTAAGAGTAGTGGAGGAGGTGGGGCAGGGAGTGCCGAAGACTTTGTAAATGTTGCTCTGAAAGATGTGGACAGTGAATACCTGAGAATGAATAATAATGTAACCTATGAGTTCAAGAGAGAAGGTAATCCTATTCAATCAGTTAGTTTCTATTCCATTAAAAACTCAGGAGAAATTGCATCTACAATTGAAGTGCTGAACAACAGATCCAAGTTTGCGAATAGCACTTGTGAAGGCAGTGTTTACAAATATATTAACATTTGGGTAGGTAAGAATGGCTTTGCCACATCTGATAACATAATGGATGCCCGCATACAGTTCAAGGTAAATAATTCGTGGATAGAAGAGATGGGAATTAGCACTAATAGCATAATACTGCAGAGATATAATGGAACTGCGTGGCAAGTGCTGCCTACTGTCTTGGAAGAAAACACAACGAATTATGCGATATTTGAAGCTCAAACTCCAGGATTTTCTCCATTTGTTATTACAGCTGAAAAGACTCTTGCCTCTTCTATAAAAGAGGATACTGAGGAAAATAGTGTAGATACAGAAGATATTGTACAAAATAACAAAACAAATGCACTAATAATTTGGGTAGTTGTTTTTTCAGTTCTATTTGCAGGTATATATGGAGTCGGATCTGAATATGTCAAATGGCTGAAAAAATGA
- the gyrB gene encoding DNA topoisomerase (ATP-hydrolyzing) subunit B, whose product MGEKDVYDATHIQVLEGLEAVRKRPSMYIGSIDSRGLHHLVYEVVDNSIDEALAGFCSQIDVTINTDGSVTVQDNGRGIPVDNHPKYNKSALEVVMTMLHAGGKFDKSSYKVSGGLHGVGVSVVNALSEWTDVYVKLNGNLYYQRYERGIPTADIQVVGKSEGTGTTVTFKPDASILETIVFSYETLVSRLRELAFLNKGVKITIADKRAHEEEKDVFQYEGGIISFVEHLNQKRNVLHKDVIYFEREKEGTIVEISMQYTDSYNESVYSFANNINTHEGGTHLVGFKAALTRVANDYIKKNNLAKGEDKLSGEDIREGLTAIINVKLTDPQFEGQTKTKLGNSDVKGIVESMVSEGLAEFMEENPKIANVILQKALDAQRAREAAKKARELTRRKNALDISTLPGKLADCSEKDPSQCELYLVEGDSAGGSAKQGRNRRFQAILPFRGKILNVEKSRLSRILKNNEVLSLITAMGTGIGDDYDISRARYHRVIIMTDADVDGAHIRTLILTLFFRYMRPLIDEGYVYIAQPPLYRIKKGQAEHYVYSDRELNAKLQEIGDKGVNIQRYKGLGEMNPGQLWETTMNPETRTILQVTLEDAVAADEMFSILMGDEVEPRKNFIMKNAKQVTNLDI is encoded by the coding sequence ATGGGCGAGAAAGATGTTTACGATGCCACGCATATCCAGGTACTTGAGGGCTTGGAAGCAGTGCGCAAACGTCCTAGCATGTATATAGGTAGTATTGACAGCAGAGGTTTGCATCACCTAGTATATGAAGTAGTGGATAACAGTATCGATGAAGCACTGGCAGGTTTCTGTTCTCAGATAGATGTTACTATCAACACGGACGGTTCTGTAACAGTACAGGACAATGGTAGGGGCATACCTGTGGACAATCATCCAAAATACAACAAGTCTGCTCTTGAAGTGGTGATGACCATGCTGCATGCCGGTGGTAAGTTCGATAAAAGTTCATACAAGGTTTCCGGTGGACTGCATGGCGTTGGTGTTTCTGTAGTAAATGCCTTATCAGAATGGACAGACGTCTATGTAAAACTTAATGGCAATCTGTATTACCAGCGTTATGAGAGGGGAATTCCTACTGCTGACATACAGGTTGTTGGGAAAAGTGAAGGTACCGGTACAACAGTAACTTTCAAGCCAGATGCATCGATATTGGAGACCATTGTTTTCAGTTATGAGACCCTTGTAAGCCGTTTGAGGGAACTTGCATTTCTCAACAAAGGAGTTAAGATCACTATAGCTGACAAACGGGCCCATGAAGAAGAAAAAGATGTGTTCCAGTACGAAGGCGGTATTATTTCCTTTGTCGAACACCTCAACCAGAAACGCAATGTGCTTCATAAGGATGTTATATACTTCGAAAGGGAGAAAGAAGGAACTATAGTAGAGATCTCCATGCAGTACACTGACAGCTATAATGAATCAGTGTATTCCTTTGCCAATAACATAAACACGCATGAAGGTGGCACGCATCTTGTGGGATTTAAGGCAGCACTTACGAGAGTTGCCAATGATTACATCAAGAAGAACAATCTTGCCAAAGGTGAAGATAAGCTCTCTGGTGAGGACATAAGGGAAGGTTTGACCGCGATTATCAATGTGAAACTTACAGATCCTCAGTTTGAAGGCCAGACCAAGACCAAGCTTGGAAACAGTGATGTTAAAGGTATTGTTGAATCCATGGTCTCTGAAGGGCTTGCCGAATTCATGGAGGAGAATCCAAAGATTGCAAATGTGATCCTCCAGAAAGCACTGGATGCTCAGCGTGCAAGGGAAGCAGCTAAAAAGGCGAGGGAACTTACCCGACGTAAGAATGCTCTTGATATAAGCACCCTTCCAGGTAAACTTGCAGACTGTTCTGAAAAAGACCCATCACAATGTGAGTTATACCTTGTGGAGGGTGACTCTGCAGGCGGCTCTGCCAAACAGGGACGTAACAGGCGTTTTCAGGCTATCTTGCCTTTCCGTGGTAAAATCCTTAACGTGGAGAAATCCAGGCTATCTCGCATACTAAAGAACAATGAGGTGCTGTCTCTTATCACTGCCATGGGAACGGGCATAGGGGATGATTACGATATAAGCAGGGCTCGGTATCACAGAGTAATTATTATGACCGATGCCGATGTGGATGGTGCTCATATAAGAACTCTTATACTTACGTTGTTCTTCAGATACATGCGCCCGCTGATCGATGAGGGATATGTCTACATCGCACAGCCTCCTCTCTATCGTATCAAAAAAGGTCAGGCAGAGCATTATGTCTATTCTGACAGGGAACTTAATGCCAAACTCCAGGAAATAGGAGATAAAGGTGTTAACATCCAGCGTTACAAAGGTTTGGGAGAAATGAATCCTGGACAGCTATGGGAGACCACAATGAATCCCGAAACCAGGACCATACTGCAGGTTACCTTGGAAGATGCAGTAGCTGCAGATGAAATGTTCTCCATCCTTATGGGTGATGAGGTAGAGCCTCGCAAGAACTTCATCATGAAAAATGCCAAACAGGTCACCAACCTGGATATTTGA
- a CDS encoding flavodoxin family protein, with translation MKAIGIIGSPRINGNTATLVKQTLESAAEAGAETELFYLNELEFKGCQGCGYCKIHDKCKLQDDLTKVLNSMVKADSIVIGSPIYFSQFTGQMRLFLDRCYSLINPDFSPRVAPGKKAVLVGSHGAPVAAMYAPVFEEFAGNLKNSMGVETIDTIIAAGYSEPGSVKSNAELMGRAKAAGLKLAE, from the coding sequence ATGAAAGCTATAGGTATTATTGGAAGCCCAAGAATTAATGGGAATACTGCTACACTTGTAAAACAGACTCTTGAGTCTGCAGCAGAAGCCGGAGCTGAAACAGAGTTATTTTACCTCAATGAACTGGAGTTTAAAGGCTGCCAGGGATGTGGTTACTGTAAGATCCACGATAAATGCAAACTGCAAGATGACCTTACCAAAGTACTAAATTCAATGGTAAAAGCTGATTCAATCGTTATAGGTTCTCCTATATATTTCAGTCAGTTTACAGGCCAAATGCGTTTATTCCTTGATAGGTGCTATTCTCTGATCAACCCGGACTTCTCTCCCCGTGTAGCTCCTGGAAAAAAAGCCGTGCTTGTAGGCTCTCACGGAGCACCTGTAGCTGCTATGTATGCCCCTGTATTTGAGGAATTTGCCGGAAACCTCAAGAATTCCATGGGTGTCGAGACTATTGATACGATCATAGCTGCAGGATACAGCGAACCAGGTTCTGTAAAAAGTAATGCTGAGCTCATGGGTAGAGCAAAAGCAGCAGGTTTGAAGCTGGCAGAGTGA
- a CDS encoding UbiA family prenyltransferase — protein sequence MINIYSYISIIKPKGCLTDVSVVAINCAILGILDYNFFLITFAGLLIHGCCNIMNDIFDFNIDEICKPNSAIRSGKLSMKRAWIYMGILLSAGLIVSLKLNFILFICLLLSFIIGGIMYSHPIFRLKDIPIIAILDIAICFSLESIGIWSVYSPLTSDAFVVALYIFILAFSLLFMKDFKDIAGDINSLPLMLGIEKAAWICSILTIFPLISLYYLTRYDNQIFVSICVYIVLAIGCIQILMDNPVSNGMILKNRMHMAFVIPNLVFFALKFM from the coding sequence ATGATTAACATATATTCATATATTTCAATTATAAAACCAAAAGGGTGTTTAACGGATGTATCAGTTGTAGCAATTAATTGTGCAATATTAGGAATATTGGATTATAATTTTTTTTTAATTACCTTTGCCGGACTTCTAATTCATGGTTGTTGTAATATTATGAATGACATTTTTGATTTTAATATTGATGAAATATGTAAACCAAATAGTGCTATTAGATCTGGAAAATTATCTATGAAAAGGGCATGGATATATATGGGTATATTATTATCTGCTGGATTAATTGTTTCTTTAAAGTTAAACTTCATTTTATTTATATGTCTTTTACTTAGCTTTATTATTGGTGGGATTATGTATTCTCATCCAATTTTTCGATTAAAAGATATTCCGATTATTGCTATTTTAGATATTGCAATCTGTTTTTCTTTAGAGTCGATAGGTATATGGAGTGTCTATTCACCACTAACTTCAGATGCATTCGTAGTGGCATTATACATTTTCATATTAGCCTTTTCTCTACTTTTTATGAAAGATTTTAAAGATATTGCCGGAGATATTAATTCACTACCACTAATGTTAGGTATCGAAAAAGCAGCGTGGATTTGTAGCATATTAACAATTTTTCCACTGATCTCACTATACTATTTAACAAGATATGACAACCAAATTTTCGTATCTATTTGTGTTTACATTGTATTGGCAATTGGTTGCATCCAAATCTTAATGGATAATCCTGTATCGAATGGAATGATTCTTAAAAATAGAATGCATATGGCTTTTGTAATTCCGAACCTAGTCTTTTTTGCTTTAAAATTTATGTGA
- a CDS encoding YggS family pyridoxal phosphate-dependent enzyme has translation MTVNENVKAILKELGNTKLVCVTKTVNAQRINESIRAGATIIGENKVQEYEDKYDEILPCEKHLIGHLQSNKVKKAVQLFDVIQSVDSLKLIQDIDKKARAINKIQKVFLQVNIGNEPQKFGFTDNEIVQVLTEIHTLKNIHVQGLMCIPPFESPEKTRSYFKRMKVLFDEMQQKKQDNIDIQELSMGMSSDYRIAIQEGATMVRIGSSIFGNRKY, from the coding sequence ATGACAGTCAATGAGAATGTAAAGGCAATTCTTAAGGAACTGGGAAACACAAAACTTGTTTGTGTCACCAAAACAGTCAATGCTCAGAGGATAAATGAATCAATAAGGGCAGGAGCCACCATCATAGGGGAGAACAAGGTTCAGGAATATGAAGATAAATATGATGAGATACTGCCCTGTGAAAAACACCTTATAGGACATTTACAGTCAAATAAAGTAAAAAAAGCTGTTCAGCTCTTTGATGTGATCCAGTCGGTCGACTCCTTGAAGCTAATACAGGACATTGATAAGAAAGCCAGAGCTATAAATAAAATACAGAAGGTCTTTCTTCAGGTTAACATAGGCAATGAACCTCAGAAATTTGGTTTTACAGATAATGAAATAGTACAGGTGCTTACTGAGATTCATACACTCAAAAATATCCATGTGCAGGGACTCATGTGCATTCCTCCCTTTGAATCCCCGGAAAAAACACGATCATATTTCAAGAGAATGAAAGTCCTTTTTGATGAAATGCAGCAGAAGAAACAGGATAACATCGACATCCAAGAACTATCAATGGGCATGTCCAGCGACTACAGAATTGCCATACAAGAAGGAGCAACTATGGTGCGCATTGGATCTTCAATATTCGGGAACAGAAAGTATTGA
- a CDS encoding NAD(P)H-dependent oxidoreductase encodes MNILYIYAHQEPASFNAALKTTALETLKNTGHDIKVSDLYAMKFKPVLDASDFLQRKKTDILSLFPEQINASKTGTFVSDIMEEMEKVKWADLLIFQFPIYFTGMPAIMKGWIDRVFAAGFAFDPITQGVYDKGLLKGKKVMITITTGADESLYSKGGAHGDINELLKYITHCIFEYTGLEVLPSYIMFAANSQSRETGKQRLERYREILQNL; translated from the coding sequence ATGAACATACTCTACATTTATGCGCATCAAGAACCAGCATCTTTTAACGCTGCTCTGAAGACTACCGCTCTTGAGACTCTGAAAAATACAGGCCATGACATAAAGGTTAGCGACCTCTATGCTATGAAGTTCAAGCCTGTGCTTGATGCTAGTGATTTCCTGCAAAGGAAAAAGACAGATATTTTAAGCCTGTTTCCAGAACAGATCAATGCAAGCAAGACGGGTACTTTTGTGTCGGATATAATGGAAGAGATGGAGAAAGTGAAATGGGCTGATCTACTAATATTCCAGTTTCCCATTTACTTTACCGGCATGCCTGCCATCATGAAAGGCTGGATAGATAGGGTATTTGCAGCAGGCTTTGCATTTGATCCCATTACCCAGGGTGTCTATGATAAAGGTCTGTTAAAAGGTAAAAAGGTCATGATAACCATCACCACGGGTGCCGATGAAAGCTTGTATTCGAAAGGTGGTGCACATGGGGACATCAATGAGCTCTTAAAATATATCACTCATTGCATATTTGAGTACACGGGCCTTGAGGTCCTGCCTTCGTACATTATGTTCGCTGCAAACAGCCAGTCAAGGGAAACAGGTAAGCAGCGTCTGGAGAGGTATAGAGAGATACTGCAAAATCTCTGA
- a CDS encoding helix-turn-helix domain-containing protein, with protein MQITECGNINNNHCCCPIEATLDVIGGKWKPMILCLLADDTLRYNKIQQLIPDVSPKMLTKQLRELEEDGLITRKVYPEIPPKVEYTITDFGKTVLPVLKTLLDWGTEYLGKKCIATMQVEEINCTN; from the coding sequence ATGCAAATCACAGAATGCGGAAACATCAATAATAATCATTGCTGCTGTCCCATTGAGGCAACTTTGGATGTAATTGGTGGCAAGTGGAAACCAATGATACTTTGTCTGCTGGCAGATGATACTTTACGTTATAACAAAATTCAGCAGCTTATTCCGGATGTGTCTCCAAAGATGCTTACAAAGCAACTGCGTGAACTTGAAGAGGACGGTTTGATCACAAGAAAAGTGTACCCTGAAATTCCTCCAAAAGTCGAATACACCATTACAGATTTTGGAAAAACAGTTCTTCCAGTATTGAAAACTTTATTGGACTGGGGAACCGAATATCTCGGAAAGAAATGCATTGCAACCATGCAAGTGGAAGAAATAAACTGCACTAATTGA
- a CDS encoding peptidylprolyl isomerase: MPIKDGDTIKIDYTGTLDDSTVFDSSADHDQPLEFTVGAGQVIPGFEDAVRGMEVGEEKTFRIEACEAYGEINPDLTQSFPRSILKSDVEIEIGMILTLGTDDGQQMPAMVTEVTDETITLDINHPLAGQALTFSIKVIEV; encoded by the coding sequence TTGCCAATAAAAGATGGAGATACAATAAAGATAGATTATACCGGCACACTGGATGACAGCACTGTTTTTGACAGTTCTGCAGATCATGATCAACCACTTGAATTCACTGTTGGAGCAGGTCAGGTTATACCAGGTTTTGAAGATGCAGTAAGGGGCATGGAAGTAGGGGAAGAGAAAACCTTCAGAATAGAAGCTTGCGAAGCCTACGGTGAAATTAATCCGGACCTTACACAATCATTCCCAAGATCAATCCTTAAGTCTGATGTGGAAATTGAGATTGGAATGATCCTGACGCTAGGCACAGATGATGGTCAACAAATGCCTGCAATGGTTACTGAAGTAACGGATGAGACTATTACTCTTGACATAAACCACCCGCTTGCTGGTCAGGCTCTGACCTTCAGCATTAAGGTCATTGAAGTATAA
- a CDS encoding ABC transporter ATP-binding protein, translated as MGSIISVKGLSKKFAGHVALHDINLNIEQGEFVIILGPNGAGKTTFLKILETLVRPSSGSVEIGGMELNRSALQIRKMIGAISHESYLYSDLTVEENLRFFGKMYGLSDDELIVRIQLLLEQMHLEHRYLNRVSTLSRGMKQRLSIARSLIHDPEIILMDEPYTGLDLQSACDLEKLLLESSRKATVLMVTHDIDRAFCICDRIIILCDGKISSDISKKDISSAEELKNIYTTIFDGGA; from the coding sequence ATGGGCAGCATCATTTCCGTAAAGGGACTTAGCAAAAAGTTCGCAGGACATGTTGCACTGCATGATATTAACCTGAATATAGAACAAGGAGAGTTCGTGATAATTCTAGGTCCTAACGGTGCAGGTAAAACGACGTTCCTGAAGATACTTGAAACCCTTGTAAGACCCTCATCAGGCTCAGTAGAAATAGGTGGAATGGAGCTTAACAGGTCAGCATTACAGATACGAAAGATGATCGGTGCCATCTCACATGAAAGCTATTTATATAGCGATCTGACAGTGGAAGAAAATCTGCGATTTTTTGGAAAGATGTACGGACTTTCGGATGACGAACTTATCGTAAGGATTCAACTGCTTCTAGAACAGATGCATCTTGAGCACCGATATCTGAACCGGGTAAGCACTCTATCCAGAGGTATGAAGCAACGTTTGTCCATAGCACGTTCTCTAATCCATGATCCTGAAATAATCCTGATGGACGAACCGTATACTGGCCTGGATCTACAATCAGCCTGCGATCTTGAGAAACTGCTTCTTGAAAGTAGCAGAAAAGCCACAGTGCTGATGGTTACACATGATATAGACAGGGCTTTTTGTATATGTGACAGAATAATCATACTTTGCGATGGAAAGATATCTTCAGATATAAGTAAAAAGGACATAAGTTCTGCAGAAGAACTCAAGAACATCTATACCACTATATTTGATGGAGGAGCATGA